AGGGCGAGGAACAGCATCTAGAGGACAAAGAGATGGCTTAGTCAACCTGGACCTATTGAACCCAAACAATCCTAACAATGTCGCTCAATTGGATCTTGGGAAGCAAACCATTGCTGGAGTCGGTCTCGGAGACACCACTAATGGAGTCATCGGTGGAGCGCTCAAAGATCTTCTGtagtatttttagttattcttACAATCAAtgtaacaatacaaatatgtacctcctattgttttaataatattgtttatccttaagcaataaatatatcacaaaACTAATGTTTGTGTTATTGTTGTAATacgaataatatattgtttaatgtatAGGAGGTGACTTAGCCATCAACGTTCTTTCTAAATCTTACCCTAAAATTTGTCATACTAACGAGACAACCTAcatattatgataaaattcattttatcaTAAGGATGTTATCAAAGGCTTAAGGTTAAAATATggattaaatttcaaaactacatcttattataataaaataaggctCATAGCAATCACCCCGTCcctaacttttataaaatacccGGCATATtgagaaataatttatgtagttcagataatttaaatatgtatattgtataactTCGTTATTTTTTGTCTAAGCATATCCTTGCATCCGCAGATTTTGACAATGACAGAATATCAATACTCAAGAATTGACATTGACGTTAAAAATCTATCTTAAAAATCgttgaattttgaaaaagcttgtttaaactttaatttaaagctatgtttgttaattgtttttatgagttcgagttatttaaatacgaCATACTAATTATTGAAGTTAAATGTTCATGATGAATTAAATAACGTAAGTTATAAAGACACGACGTGACGTTAATATGACTTCTGAGAGTGATGttctaaaaacaaatgaatttcTTCGTCGTCGAAAATTGAGACTTCAACAggtttgataaattatttaatattgtttctgtTCTTTTTTTAAGAGTTGTGTTTTTATTGGTAATTTTATGTTGCGATTAGGTTAGAGAACAATCAAAAGATATTGCAAAGAAAATACGACAACGTGCTAAAGTTGAAAAGTTACGGCAGACGATAAATCTTGATgcaaagaaagaaaaagaatattttgacTTACAAGAAAAGTTTGTGGGAAGATTAGAACAATTGTATTCACGTAGTGTAGAAAATATTGGATCTAGTCATAGGAATGCTGCTGAAGCTTTAGGCCAAGGTAAACTTTCACTTTTAAATCCTAATtctattagttattttatatgtttatttaagtcATTCTTAAACTTGTAGAGAAACAAACTAATCAAGATATTTCAAAACTACGCGGCAAGGAGGCGGTTGCAGAGCTTCGTAAAAGAAAGCAAGATAAGCTAGATGAACAGAAGAAAATTCTTGATAGAAAGTTGCAGGCTAGGTATGTAtataagtttagtttttaactATGATACTTTaccattatataattatgaattatgtttttgtagGGAAGCAGCAAATGAACTTTTTAGAGACAAACATGCCACTGTTGCAAAGACACTAAGCTCCAAATCATGTGACAATATACAGAAACAATTAGAGGAACCTATTgttactgaaataaataacaatccAGTGGAAAAGGACAAGGCAGAGAGAGATACATCTAAAAATGATATGGCTACACAGTGGGAGGCTGATGAGTTACTTAAAGAATGGGGCTCCAGTGTTCCATCGCTGTCTATTCCAAAAGATGATAGATACTCTAGAAAACATTTAGAAACTGAAAAATCTGAGCATAAAAGATTGAATTTATTTGCATTAAGTGATGAAATGCCATCTAGTCTCCGAGGTGGCAATAGCAATATGCCTATTCAAGCATGCCAACAACAATCATCAGTTACTATTGTCTCTGAATATTTACAAACCAGAAACTTACGTTTGAGAGAAGCAAAGCCCGTCAGCACCAAGAAGTCTGATGACTTGCAGAGTATCAAAC
This region of Pieris brassicae chromosome 13, ilPieBrab1.1, whole genome shotgun sequence genomic DNA includes:
- the LOC123717660 gene encoding uncharacterized protein LOC123717660 isoform X4 — its product is MTSESDVLKTNEFLRRRKLRLQQVREQSKDIAKKIRQRAKVEKLRQTINLDAKKEKEYFDLQEKFVGRLEQLYSRSVENIGSSHRNAAEALGQEKQTNQDISKLRGKEAVAELRKRKQDKLDEQKKILDRKLQAREAANELFRDKHATVAKTLSSKSCDNIQKQLEEPIVTEINNNPVEKDKAERDTSKNDMATQWEADELLKEWGSSVPSLSIPKDDRYSRKHLETEKSEHKRLNLFALSDEMPSSLRGGNSNMPIQACQQQSSVTIVSEYLQTRNLRLREAKPVSTKKSDDLQSIKQTILRSRASKIDDQLVLSPRVHSKMIKEKIINI